The following are encoded together in the Panicum virgatum strain AP13 chromosome 6K, P.virgatum_v5, whole genome shotgun sequence genome:
- the LOC120711715 gene encoding KH domain-containing protein At4g18375-like, producing the protein MRQQTGKRPRQHREYEREERKDQNKRPFAHAQESYNNDGLVVYRILCPDSVIGSVIGKNGNVINAIRQQANAKVKVVDPYPGADKRVILVYCYVKHRDLDADEGDDNEPVCPAQDALLRVHNAIVDALDTLHKNRRDSEKKKIEANILVPASQAASVIGKSGVVIKYLRSTSKAFIKVSPKDPSDVTHSCAMSFDNFVQITGGAEAVKKALYGVSTILYKYPSKENIPLETSVPEPTPSIIVPSELPVYPASNFYSAPDAAIPSGHPSLSILGSTPHVPELLSADGHGRLPIYQSVLPIIPAYSTPKCSGELEFRVLCPGNKIGLVIGRAGSTIKGIRQGSGARIDVDDAKNDKEESIITITSTETTDDVKSAAVEAVLLLQAKINDYEEDRMNLRLLVPTKVIGCLIGRGGSIVNDMRKKTKADIRISKGDKPRRASSSDELVEVSGEADKLRDALVQIVLRLREDVLKESVDRQNSDRDGKLSIATTDSLYGSSLPLPALLPHSHSQQIAPLSYDRRGETERGLEVFPRTSSYGYSSLQVADDDGYGGLSSYASKSYEGHVPRVEMTIPASALSKVMGKRGTNLENIRKISGAHVEIIESKSSRHDHVAYISGTSEERQSAENLIKAFIMST; encoded by the exons ATGAGGCAGCAGACTGGTAAACGTCCCCGCCAACATAGGGAATatgaaagagaagaaaggaaggaccAAAACAAGAGGCCATTTGCCCATGCTCAGGAAAGCTATAATAATGATGGGCTGGTTGTTTACCGTATACTTTGTCCAGACAGTGTAATTGGTAGTGTCATAGGAAAGAATGGCAATGTGATAAATGCTATCAGGCAACAAGCAAATGCCAAAGTCAAGGTTGTTGACCCCTACCCTGGTGCAGACAAAAGGGTCATCTTGGTATATTGCTATGTCAAGCATAGAGACCTTGATGCTGATGAGGGTGATGACAATGAACCTGTTTGCCCAGCTCAAGATGCATTACTTAGGGTGCATAATGCAATTGTTGATGCACTAGATACGCTACATAAGAATCGTAGAGACTCtgaaaagaagaaaatagaagCTAACATCCTTGTACCAGCTAGTCAGGCTGCAAGTGTTATAGGAAAATCTGGTGTTGTCATCAAGTATCTCCGGTCAACATCTAAAGCATTCATTAAAGTGAGCCCAAAAGATCCAAGCGACGTTACTCATTCATGTGCTATGAGTTTTGATAATTTTGTTCAG ATAACTGGTGGTGCTGAAGCTGTTAAAAAGGCACTGTATGGAGTATCAACCATCCTCTACAAGTATCCATCAAAAGAGAACATTCCTCTTGAAACCTCTGTTCCTGAACCTACTCCGAGCATTATAGTCCCTTCTGAACTTCCTGTCTATCCAGCTAGTAACTTTTACTCAGCCCCAGATGCTGCTATACCTTCTGGACATCCAAGCCTGTCTATCTTAGGGTCAACACCTCATGTTCCTGAACTTCTATCTGCTGATGGTCACGGTCGACTGCCTATTTATCAATCTGTACTTCCAATTATTCCAGCATATAGTACCCCAAAATGTTCAGGTGAACTTGAGTTTCGTGTTTTGTGCCCTGGTAATAAGATTGGGCTGGTTATTGGTAGAGCTGGGTCTACTATAAAGGGTATAAGGCAAGGGAGTGGTGCAAGGATAGATGTTGATGACGCGAAGAATGACAAGGAGGAAAGTATAATCACCATTACATCCACTGAG ACCACCGATGATGTTAAGTCTGCAGCTGTGGAAGCTGTTTTACTGCTTCAAGCAAAGATCAACGATTATGAGGAAGATAGAATGAATCTACGCCTTCTTGTCCCAACTAAGGTTATCGGCTGTCTTATTGGCAGGGGTGGTTCTATAGTCAATGACATGAGGAAGAAGACTAAGGCAGACATCCGCATTTCAAAGGGCGATAAGCCCCGGAGAGCATCTTCCAGCGATGAGCTTGTTGAG GTATCTGGAGAGGCTGACAAGCTGCGTGATGCTCTTGTTCAGATAGTATTAAGACTTAGGGAAGATGTTCTGAAAGAGAGTGTGGACAGACAGAATTCTGACAGGGATGGCAAGTTATCCATTGCCACCACTGATTCCTTATATGGAAGCAGTCTTCCTTTGCCTGCATTATTACCTCACTCTCACAGCCAACAAATCGCTCCCTTGAGCTATGATCGAAGGGGTGAAACTGAGCGTGGTCTGGAAGTATTCCCTCGTACTAGTTCGTATGGGTATAGCTCCTTGCAg GTCGCAGATGATGATGGCTATGGAGGACTTTCATCATATGCATCAAAGTCATATGAAGG GCATGTACCGCGGGTGGAAATGACTATCCCTGCTAGTGCCCTGTCAAAAGTAATGGGGAAACGTGGCACAAACTTGGAAAACATTAGAAAG ATTTCTGGAGCTCACGTTGAAATTATTGAATCAAAATCATCTCGTCATGACCATGTTGCTTACATATCTGGCACATCTGAGGAGAGGCAATCAGCAGAGAATCTGATCAAAGCTTTCATAATGTCTACCTAG